The following proteins are encoded in a genomic region of candidate division WOR-3 bacterium:
- the sufU gene encoding Fe-S cluster assembly sulfur transfer protein SufU, with product MIEEIYEIILDHYKNPRNYGEMVNPDIVYEGGNPFCGDEIKMQFKIKDGVIEDVKFKGRGCAISQAAASILTEYIKGKKIEELKNYTKDEHLKSLGIELSPVRMKCALLSYEILKIALFGEGEIGK from the coding sequence ATGATTGAAGAAATTTACGAAATTATACTTGACCATTATAAAAACCCCAGGAATTATGGAGAAATGGTAAATCCTGATATAGTTTATGAGGGGGGGAACCCTTTCTGTGGTGATGAAATAAAAATGCAGTTTAAGATAAAAGATGGTGTTATTGAGGATGTAAAGTTTAAAGGAAGGGGTTGTGCAATTTCTCAAGCTGCTGCTTCTATTCTTACAGAATATATAAAAGGCAAAAAAATTGAAGAACTGAAAAATTATACAAAAGATGAACATTTAAAAAGCCTTGGAATTGAACTTTCTCCTGTAAGAATGAAATGTGCTCTTTTATCTTACGAAATACTCAAAATTGCACTTTTCGGTGAAGGGGAAATAGGAAAATAA